ctgtcaaattttatattcttaaaCTCAAAGATCAATGCAAATGGTGACTACAGCCATGACTTCAAAGGATGCTTgttccttggaaagaaagctatgacaaatctggacagcatactaaaaagcagagacatcaccttgctgataaAGATCTGTAGAGTCAAAGCTAGGGTTTTTTCAGTAGCAAGATATGGAAGAGTTGGTACCAAatggagatggaggagagagaagagaggaaatgggagAGTAAAGGGATTTGAAGCCTTAATCAATAAGTCAATCCAGAAGTATtgattaagcaccaactatgtgccaggccctgagaATGCAGAGACAAAGAGAATCACATGCACCAAGGCATAGCTCAAAATTAGCCTTTCATTGGTACTATGAATTGTATGGACTGTATCAATCTAGGGGGAAGGTGGACTCTTGCAGAGAGAAGATCTGATgtccttcaggaaaaaaatttgttttcctgATTGTCAAGGGGTCAGAGCATAAGCCCTGTCCTGACTTTTTCTGTCAAACTAAATAGAACCTATTCTATAACTCATATCTTATGAGCTTGAATGCTTGCAGGGGAATGAAGAATCCATTTTGAGAGGATAACAACCAAAATTCTGATGATTCTACCGAGAACATTTGGGTTTTGGCAAAAGTCACATAGAGTTAGTGAGAGATACCCCCAAGGTCTCTTGGGTCAGGAACTGGAAAGATCCAATCAGCACATTAGTTCTGAAGAAGGAAGGGATaatgaggtcatggagaagaCCATTATCTGGGATCTTCAAGGCATAAAAACAGAGTCCATCCTAACTTTGAAAGGTTCCCCAAACACAAATGTACCCTCATGGGTTAGCCACATGATAGCTGGGGACTATGATGTTTTGAGCAGAGGGAATGTGATTTGAATTTCAAGTCATCATGGTTTGCATTTTTCAGATTTTATGTAACTGATTTGAAAAAAAGCAAAGTCGCTGCTCTGGCAAGTTGTACTTTGAAAAACTGGAAATCTTCCCCACCAGGTTGAATCAATTAGAGGTTGATTCCACACCATGGGCAAAGAAGAATTCCCTTTTCAAACTCAGCATCTTAGCCCTGCCCATGCCTTAAAAGACACATGACCACATTTCAGAATAAAGCAGATGAGACAACCCAACAACTAATCCTTAAAGCCAAGACTTGTTAAAAAGTGTAAGTTTCCGGATTAAGCTTCACCCTTTCATTTAAATATCAGTTTTGCTCTGTCAGGCAAACTTCCTGAGTTTGGAGCCAATTTGTGAtgtggaaggagggaagaaaaacctTTATATAGGGAAGAGTGAGAGATAGTGGTTAACCATTGCAAGGAGTCCCAGTCTCTGAGAGACGCTGTAGAAGGTAATTTCTTTATTCACTTTGCcttcatttttctagtttttctagctctgtaactttctaaaaattatttttctaacagTTTCTATAATACATTAATGAATGATTCAAGTAATTGAGTTTATCAAGAATGACTGAATTCATGAACATGTATTGGAGCCCATGTTTGAGActatgggaaaataatttctttagggCAAATATGTCATGATGCTTAGATATATAGAAGTATTTTCTGTGCCAACCTCTCAGACCATGGTGCAACTTCTTGTCTCCCCAAGCGAGATCTCTCTAGACTTGGAGTTCCTGGGAGTTTTGTTTTCCAAACTGAATTCCTCTCTATTCATAATCCCCAGTTGATACTTTCCTAATTAATTTGGTTAGGTGGGGATTGGTTTACGGCCCAAACCCATAACCACCTTTGGCCTATGAAGTTCCGTGGAAATAGAAGTAGGTTGGAGAAGCTTTGTAGCAAAATTGAGAGCTTCAAGCCTAGATAAGTGCTCAGGTCTCCCCTGTTCTTtattctgtgtttctgtgtggTGTCATTCTCGTAGATAGCTGTACATTAGCAGCATTTGGTCCAAAAACAACATGACaagagttgtccaaaagtggaatgggccacCCCTGGATGTAATGGGTTTCCTCTCTCAGGAGCTTACTAAGTAAAAGTGAGAGGATCATGTGTCCGATGTGTTACAGTGGGGTTCTTGTTTCAAGGATAGGTTGGGCTAGATGGAGTCTTTTCCTCTCTGAGCTTCTATGATTTTGTGTTAATTTAATGGTTTATGTTTTAAGAGGGGAAAATGTCACTAGAATTGAAAGAGTGAATTTCCTTTTTGACTTATGTGCAGCATCTGTGTCctccagttttgtcatctgtaaaatgacaggctTAGGCTAAGTGGATCCTTATAATTCTGAATCTAAGATCCCATGCTCTGAAGTTGCTTAAcctccctggacttcagtttcctcctctgtaaaatgaggaagttggacgaGGTGGCTTGAAGGTCTCTTTTAGCTAGAGGTCTTTCAGCTACCCTATGATTTGTGGAACACAATTTATTCTGGGAGCTAGTAGGTCCTTGGTGGTCTGTGGGCAGCAGAtggatttatttctctttttcttatgtaCCTTATTGGTATGTTCTGGAAAGTAGAACCACAGGGGGAAATTTTGGTCTAGGAGAAGGATTTAGAGGTATGGCAAATGAGGCACCCAGGGTACCCTAATGTTGGTATCCCTTGCTGATCTCACCTGCTCAGGTAGTGTCCTAGCAGTCTGACCAACTTGGGTGGAATCATGCTAATGAAGAAAAGCAGTCCACAGGGCTGCTGGTGTCTTCtaaccaaaacaaataaacaaccaaaaaaacatTGCACTCattttgtatattcttatatAGTCTATATTCtgtctcccaatagaatgtaagtcccttgaaGGTAAGGGCTGTTTTATGGTTCTGTATCACAGGTGCCTGGCCCatagtgttgttcagtcatttcagttgtgtccgacccttcgtgaccccatttgaggtttccttgcaaaggtactggaatggtttgacatttccttctccagctcattcttaCAGATGAAGAGTTGAGGCAAataggtcacccagctagtaagcgtctgaggttagacttgaactcatgaagatgagtcttcctgattgcaagcctAGTCCTCTACCCCCTTTaccacctggtacatagtaggtgctttacaaTACAAGTGGATTGATGGTTAGAGCTGGGATGGGtgacttcttcttcttcccccagTGAGTGGGACGAGTAGGGGAAGGGTGTGTTTCCCCACTATGATCTTGTGCTGGCTCTGTGCCCCTTGGTAAGGTTTCGATGGGAAATTAGcaaaccccacccccactgcccaGGATGTCACCATTTTGGCAGCTGTCAAGATCCTCAGGCACAGCCATGAGAAACATGTCAGGGTTGGAGCTCTAATAGAAAGAAGCCCAGGGGTAGGGATTCCTGGATGCTCTTCCCAATCCTGCCACTGCCTGGAGGTGTGACTTTGAGGagacttctttccctttctctgcctcagattcctcatttgtgaaatgagaaggCTAGAATATCTGGCTTCTAGCATCCTTCTTATCGTTGATGGGTCTCAGTGGTCCAGGTGGAAAGCATGGATGGGAGGCTGGTTTGGAAGCTGGTATATTTCCTCTTTGGAATCATGAttgagaagaagacaatgaagaggGCAAAAGTTTCCTCTTGTTGGTTTGCTGTTGTGGTGCTTATAGTTGTTCTCATACTTTTAAGTAGAATGCAACCTAGTCCCTAGAAAGAAATGTTTTAGTCAAAAAAAGCCCTGGAGTTCagggttctagtcccagctccATCACTGGGtcaactttccctctctgggccttggtttcctccagTAAAAagtgaatgatgaggttggattaAGTGATCTCCTAGTACTCTTTGAGCTTTGATTCCATAATGCCATTATCCTACCTGTCACTTAGATTCACTTTTCCACAAGTGTAAAATGGGAACGATGATCTCTGACTTGCCTATGTCTTAGAGTTTCAtgtatatcaaatgagataaaaaatataaagttgcttttaaaagcaaaaagTCCCATGAAAATAACGTAATAGGGCCCCTTCAAGTCACAGCACTAACCCTGGGCCACCCCCATACTTCCTGGATTGATGTGACTGTTTTGACTCAAAGCCACCATCCAATATGTTTTCTCCCATACCAAAGTAATTGGTTGCATACATGAAACCATCAGTAAGAGGCATTTAACTAAAACAGTAATAAGATAAGccaaagacaaaaaattaaagtGCCACACATTTGCCCTGCCCTGCCTTCCCCACGTTTCTTATTTCTCATATTCCAAATCAGCCATGGCAGGGTATTAGCATGGGAAGTGGTAGTGTGGTAGGGAGCATTGTGGTTTCCATCAGCCTGGGAATGCAGACCTAGCCATTTCTTTTGGAATGGCATCTAGGTCCCACTGTAGAGAGACCATTGGAAACCAGAAAAAATCATTTCAGCGAAGAACAGAGCTATTGTTTTTATTCTTGTCTCTTGTTCTAACCTCCCCTCCCAGCCCAGTATCTCATTTTCTCATGAGATTTTTGAAACTCAGTGCCTCTAAAATTGCGCAGGCTTCTGGGGGATGTAGTTTTGGAGAGAGTATTAGATTCATTACAACTATATTTAAacctgaggggcagctaggtggtgcagtgggtagagcaccagtgcaggagtcagaaggacctgagtttaaatctcatctcacactcttgacactcactagctgtgtgaccttgggcaagtcacttaaccccaattgcctcatcctgggtcatctccagtcatcttaatgaatatctggtcactggattcagatggctatggaggagaagtgaggccggggacctgcacagccctccctcactcaaaacaaagtcaagtgcaagtcatgtcattatttctctgatggcatggtcttctttggcaaggaaggacaaacacacatcttTAAACCTGAACACCACCAAGATGAGAATGGGTGTAAACCATCCCTTCCATCTTAAGGTTGAGGAAATCCATTTGTTTTTTGGTAGGTATGTGGGAGACCTATTTAAGAGTAAAAGAGGACTTCTCAGATGATTCCAGATGTGGGCAGATGCAACTTCTCTACCAACTTGATTCCTCTTGTCCAGGAGATCTCTCCACTAACTTTGCTTAAATTCTCTATCAGGGTGGTGGTAGCAAGTATAGGGGACATTGGACAATGATAAAATGGAAGTGACAGAGGTAGAAAAATTTTGTCAACCCATCATAAGGCACATGGGTTTGGTGGTTGAAGAATGAAGACTTGAAGGCTTGGAAGACTGAGTGACATCCAACACGAGAAGAAGGGAGTTGGGACTCAGCCCCTGGGGAGAATTAGTCCCTGAATGAGGCTCAGATTTCTTCTGTTGGAGGAAATCCATTGCCTGTGGCCCCTCCTAGAACTTCTCATTTATCAAAATGAGAGTCTTTGAAGGTCAAAGGAAATCCTTCTTAGAGGGAGATGCCCAGAGGGATCAGGTTCCTTAAATTTGGGGAAAAGCTAAGATCTCTTGGGGCAAAACCTTCTTCCTTCCATTATTGAGTGACTCTAGCCATTAGTGAGTGACTCTAGCCATTAGTGAGTGACTCTAGCCAAGAGGTGGTTGGCAGCAAAGCATTTCTGGAAGGAAAGTGTAAACAAGTTTCAGGGTTGGAAGActgcttaaaaaaaaccaaaacaaatcaaaaccacAGTAACACATATTACTTAAGGGATAAGAGAAACTCTGTGCATGTATGTGTTGAGGGAGGGATATGGGTCTCTTCTTATGCTTTAGTAGTTGGTTTGAGAGGCAATGTTCTGGTAGAAAGTGCCTCAGGTAGAGAGCAGAGATCACACTTGATGTGTGATTTGGGACAAATTgcttttcctctctgggtttcagtcttTTCTTCTAAAATCAAGGAGATTGGCTTGGCTCTTTCCAATGTAGTATAACAGAATGTAACCTGGATTGGGAGTtacaagatctgggttcagatcctgccttgtCTTCCTGTTCTGAGATAACTCCTTGGAATATCAGAGAGAGCtttggatttggggtcaggaaaCCATCTCATATTCTATGTTTCAATCCAACTCTCCTACAAGCTATTCTCTATACATGCTAACTCATTTCTCACCTCTATGCATTTGCACATGCTCTTCCTTACACTTAGtatgccttccttcctctcctccatgtCTTTGGGTAGCTCCCATGAAATCACAGCTCAGTGACCACCTCCCACACCTGATCATTCTCACTTGTTAGTGTTCCTCACTCTCTATCCCAAAACTACTTTGTTTCTACCCATCTCTAAAGAAATTGTAGaccctcagtagaatataagtctCTTGAGGTCAGGCACTAGCTAttggtttttgtctttacatcccaATATTTGATACAGGTCCTGGTGTATAACAGCCTCCTGAGAAGTGTTTGTTGGattgaactgaatggaaaagatgaccattttcattttataaaaatccctctctctctattatgtttctgttttctcagagATCATGAGTAAGATCAGTGAGACCGTGAAGCGGGCCAGGGCTGCCTTCAACTCTGGCAAAACCCGGCCCTTGAAGTTCCGGATCCAGCAGCTGGAAAACCTCCAAAGgatgatgaaagagagagaagatgaaattgTTGCAGCCTTGTATGCTGATCTCCACAAGGTAGTGATTCAGTCCATGAGTCCAGCCTTGAACAGGAGTCCATGTTAGGGACTCTGGGACATGCCAGAGAGATAGGGGCAAACCAcatctgccctcaaagaacttaggATTGAACTGGGGAAAGAAGGTTTATACTCACAgaatggtcccttccagctggaaATCCTACAACCCTCTAAATACAAGGCCATGGGGTAAAGTGCTCTGGCACTGGTAAGGGCATAGAATTTCAGGACAAATTCAGAATGGAGGGATTAATACAGGGGGAAATAATTTGGGATGACTTTGAGGTGGGTAGGGGAGGGTAGGACTCAAAAGAATGGGGCAGGAGAGGAGTGGGAAGGGGATCCTACACAGAAAGGAAATAGAGCAAAGATGTGGAGGCCAGAATGAACCCAGATTGGGGCTTGGCCTGAGCAGAGGGGAGGGTTTGAGAGAGACATGATTGTACCTGGTAGAGGGGAGGGCAGTCAAATGCAGGCATAGATTCACTGTAGCTGGAGCAAGGAGGGCACTCAGAAATGTTGGCTTCCTGGGCTTATGGGTGGTCTTCCAGCCTCCATCCAACCAACCAAGagtagagctgggagagacttcaGAGTAGCTCTAGTctgaccctcccctccccccccccccccccagtttacAGGAGACCAAAGCAAGTGACTTGTCCCAATGACTGTAATCGTGTTTTCCTATCATGCAGTGATAGCCCACTACCTTCACAGGCCCCTTCATAACCTGCTGTACATAGTTGATATCTATTCCTGGGACTTTGTGGTTAGGAGCCATGACCTAGCTAACAAAGAGAGGGCATTCAGGGGGCTTGTCAACAGACAGGCAATCTTCTCAGGGGTTTTTGTCTTGGCTGTCTGCCTCTAATTTGGGAGAGGGCATTCTGGTATCTTTTGGTAAAATGTTACAATGTCTATaatctgaagacctgggtttgagcccTGCCATTGGTAATTGTGCCCTGTGTGATGATGGGCCAATCCCTTCACCTCCCTTGGTCTCCATTCCATCAttgtgtaaaataagaaggttggggTAGCTGGGATCTGAGGTTTAGAGACTGTGATGTTAACCAGAATACCATTATCATTACAGAGTAAGTGGTCTGCACTCTATGAAGAGTGCATCTATGCCTTGGAAGAGGTCAAGTATGCACTCACCCATCTTCCCCAGTGGATCCCAGATGAGCCTGTGGAGAAGAATGATAACACAAAGGATGAACAGCCCTATATCCACTCAGAACCTCTGGGTGTGGTTCTGATCATGGGGGCCTGGAATTACCCCTTCAATCTGATGGTCCAGCCATTGGTGGGCGCCATTGCTGCAGGTGAGGAAAACGTTTTTTTCTGGATGATAGGGAGGCTTTCAGTTTTACAGCTGGAAAGGCTCTCAGAGCCCATCTagccaattttacagatgaggaactgaggaccagagaggttgagtgatttgaacccaagtcctgtgAGTCCATGTAAAGCCAATCAGGGCAGCATGcttgaggactgctgctgtgaattaTTTCAAGGATCTAATTGCATAGTACAATGAACTCTCtgttcagcaataaactaaacattgttccgAAAAGTAAAACATAACATTTATAGCAGGATCTCTAATCAATACCAAGTGTCCAAGTGAAATTCTCTTTCACCATAACTTGAGGTTGACTTCCAGGTCCCCTGACTCATCCTCTGTTGGCTGACCCCTCCTGCCTCTCACCTGGATTCACATGTAGGCAgctcctgctccatgtctcagctcatAGGGACTGCTCCACTCTGTAGCTTCtacctctgggaaaacaaagctcaacaggGCAGTGACAATATTGACAGACACCATCAGggccatcatctcaattcacctccACAGTTCCGAGGTTCTGTGATAACAGCTCTCATAAGGGGCTTAAGCCTCCTTCCCATGGGCAGGTTTCTGCCCCACAACTCTATTTCGCTTTTCAAGTTAGGAGGCTCCTTCAACAAGTCTCTGCCATCAGAGGTCTCCTCCCAGTTCTGAGATgtctcctcagttttcttcttacCACTTTATCACTGGCTCTCTTCACATCTGCTTTCTCAATGCCAACTCTCTTTATGTACAGTTCTACTCAGCATCTGATTGACTAGAGCCCACATGTGTGCatctgattggctaaaactcaatccagaaaaccagcaaaagatcctGGTGTTACACTCCATATCTTGTGTTTTGTGCTGGAAGGAAGAGGGACTCTTAATAGTGGATCTTAGTAATGTTCTCTAGAAATAACCTCAGGATAGTTCACTGGATTCCTTCACTAAGAGAACTGGCCAGATCAGTCAAACTGCCATAAGCTTCATGGTCAAGCTGGATGCTGTAACTCAGTTCTTGGGTTCGAATTCATCTGTAGTCTTATCTAGCATCCTAAATGTTTTAGGAGACCATCCAGTTTGGTTACTGGCTGATCACTTACTCAGCAGTTTtaagatcaaagatttaaagttggaaaggacctcctAGGTCACCATGACTGTCCAGCCCCTTATTTTGAAGATAAGGAGACTGAATCTCAGATAAGACAGTGATTGGTCTAAAGTCACTCAGACTTTAAGTAGCTGAGCCAGAGTTGGATTCTagattctgatttcaaatctggttaTTAGAAATATGTCCTTGGACAAGTGGTTTAAGCTTTCTAGGTCTATTTGCTAGGCTCTCAAAGGAAGATGATCTGTACCTCTCGATTCTTTCTAagtctcccattttacaggtagagAAGGAGAGACACGATTTAAACTTATGACCAAAGGgtcaacattattattattaaccacaTTCTATATCACCCTGTTAGCTTTGTCTTCTCTCAGTTAGACTGTGACCCCTTTCTTTCATCCCCAACTATTGAGGTGATTCAGTGGTTAGAGtgaagggcctggagtcaggaagccttgaattcaaatctggcctcagacacttactagctgtgtgaccctggacaagtaatgATCCCTGttggcttcagcttcctcatctataatatgggtataataataatgaaacctAGCTGTTAGGGATGTTGTGATGACCAATGAGATGAGATAacgattgtaaagggcttagcacagtgcctggtgcttaGCAGGgagtatataaattattttaactaCCCCTTTATCtttcaaaagaaatgagatttaGGGAAAAGATTGGGGCTCATGGTCTGAGTTGGGAGATTGTGGTCAGAATAGGGGTTTGGTCAGGGTTGGAGGACAAGATCTAGGTCTGAACAAACCATAGCCAAGCATTAGATGGATGTGGCACAAGCTTGTGAGTGTCTGTGCACATGCATACAGACATGCTGATGTCTGTGTGGTCTGGTGTGGTCTCTGATCTCTGAGCCAGCAGGCTCAGGTCAGGAGAGTACCAGCAGGCTGGTGAATAGAATGGTGGGCACCATGGGAAGGAAGCCTGCACCTTTCTCCCTCAGAGCTGCCGGATGATGAATTTGCCCCGTGCTGGTTACAGCTTGATTTGGAGAGGCTAAGAGAATACTATGCCCTTTCCTTCATGGGGTGTAGGAGTCTCGTGTGACACTCTGGGTGAAggggtattttcttctatcctgtAGGCAATGCTGTGGTCCTCAAGCCTTCTGAGCTGAGTGAGAAAACAGCCATCCTGCTGGCCACACTGATCCCTCAGTACCTGGACAAGGTGAGTCTCAGCCCCAAAGTTCTCTGTATAGGAAAGAATGGGACCTTGGCAGTCACATGGGCAGAATTGGAGGTGGGGGACAAAGTGATTCTTGCAGAGCTGAGGGACCCCGACTGTCTCCTCTGCTCTTCCCAGTTTGTAAGAGCTGGAGCGGAGGGACTCTTATGTTGTCTACACTTTGTGCCTCCCAAGTCAGTTTAAACACTTGGTGGGGCTTTTGTTGAACTGGCAAATCTCTCACCTATAAGTTGTTATCTCTGTAACCACAGGCTAATTAAGTAATTAGTCTGGGCTTCAGTTTATTCCTCcctaaagatgatgtctaagatctcttccagccacAGTCTTATACTTTAGGCTTCTTAgacaggagaaaactgagacctagaaagagatattgatttgtctgaggtcacacagctaagcagCTGCCCCTGACTCCCAGTGGAGTGTTTCTCCCCCCTCACCAATCCCTATCCTTCtatcttttctcttcctattagCAAAGGAGAGgactgggagaaggaaggagacttAGGgctcattattttccttcattgtgCCACATTCCCTAACTAGTAGAAATAAGACTGGGGGTTCTGGTCCCAGAGCCAGCGATTCCCTACCTCCCCCTCCTACTCACCCTACCCCAGTACAATAGTCCACAACCATTCAACTTTATTCCTTTAGTTTCAACAAAGTGCTAGGTATTGCAGCAAAGTGTTCTAGGTGCTAGAAGAAAGATGAATTATAAATTCAGAGCTCTCTCCTTCACTGAGTTTATAGATTAATGGGAGGATAAAACATTCAGCCTGCTAAAAAAGCAGGTCTTGGGGGATAGGAGAAGAAGGTAGCCAGCactggggcatgatggagaaatccaaagCAGTCTAACTGAGTGGGAAATGAACAGATGACTGGCCTGGTACCCTCCTCAAACAGAAGTTTTGGCAGGAGCTCATCACTCTGTCCTCTCATCAGAAGTTTCAGTATTAAGGCTGATGTAGTCTTGGATGATGATGAGACTCCTAGGAGGCATGCTGGAGAAGTGGGAAAGAAAGCAGTGATAGTATTCCAGCCAAGGCATCCTAGGGAAACAGATTtggagctggcagggaccttggaggccatttgGTGCCAACTCTAGGGCTTTCCCCACTGGACCACCTGAGCCTCAAGACAGAGAGTGTTTTCTGACtcttctcctcaatctgttttcatGGCAGGACCTGTTTCCAGTTATTAATGGTGGTGTTCCTGAGACCACAGAATTGCTCAAGGAGAAATTTGACCACATCCTCTATACTGGGAGCACAGGAGTGGGCAAGATTGTCATGACAGCTGCAGCCAAGCACCTGACCCCAGTGACCCTGGAATTGGGAGGGAAGAATCCCTGTTACATTGACAAGGACTGTGACCTTGACATTGCCTGCAGGTGAGACTGGATGTCAGAGAATCCCAGACCACTAGAGACTGTGGGAGCTGGAAGAGGCCCAAGGAGCTCCTTGAATCATCAtatcactgaatgaatgaatgaaaaagaagtaGACAGTCAATGTCAAGCACCATGCTTtgtactggggatacaataaCAAAAGTGAAGACAATCCTTCTGCTCaatgagcttatgttctaataggaAGAGATGACACAAAGGGAAGGTGTAGCCAAGGAGGAGTATTTAGGTTTGGAAAATCCAGTGGTGGTGTGTAGAGTCATAGATTGAGACAACTGCAGCATGGTAGAAAATCTTTTGAGTTTGAAGTGAAGAAGAACTGGCATTGCTCCTTATaatgtatgtgaccttgggcaagtcacttcatcccctGTGaacctcatttcctcttttgtgcAGTGATGGAACTGTCCCTTCTGGTCCTCAGTCCTAGAAACCTGTGATATCCATACATGTCACCACATGGGACACTTTTGTTTTTGAGTCAGTTGCATGACCAGGGTGCAGATGACCCCAATTATCCTATATATGTGAGAGAGCAGTGGGCAGATTCCAcaagttctgtgtgtgtgttagcatcattatttaattattaaaccaactgtttattattactattattaaaccAATGTTATTAACCCAACTGTTAAGTTCTACCATTTGTGTTGAGGCAAATGGTGCAACTAGTGCCATGATCATTGAATAACTGGCCTCCTGAATGCCCCTTTTTCTTGCCAGTTGTCTTGATGTGGGTGAGATACAAACTGCATATTCCATGCAAATTCAGTCCTCTCCCATGATCCTCTTGCTTTGGGTTCCAATCTTATCCCATATGGAAGATGCCACTAGGACTTCTGTTCCCGTTGCCATCCTCATGAACTGGGGGAGGGAGTGGTGCTGTGCCCTATATCCTACAGGTGCTGATGGGACAAAGGTCCCCTACCCTGGGAATAGAAAACCAAGCAGGACATGGAAGATTATTTTTCAGTAAC
The DNA window shown above is from Notamacropus eugenii isolate mMacEug1 chromosome 2, mMacEug1.pri_v2, whole genome shotgun sequence and carries:
- the LOC140522615 gene encoding aldehyde dehydrogenase, dimeric NADP-preferring-like, translating into MSKISETVKRARAAFNSGKTRPLKFRIQQLENLQRMMKEREDEIVAALYADLHKSKWSALYEECIYALEEVKYALTHLPQWIPDEPVEKNDNTKDEQPYIHSEPLGVVLIMGAWNYPFNLMVQPLVGAIAAGNAVVLKPSELSEKTAILLATLIPQYLDKDLFPVINGGVPETTELLKEKFDHILYTGSTGVGKIVMTAAAKHLTPVTLELGGKNPCYIDKDCDLDIACRRITWGKFLNSGQTCVAPDYILCDPSLQGQVMEKIKKVLKEFYGDDAKSSRDYGRMVNSRHFKRVMSLIEGQKVAYGGNGDEASCYIAPTILTDVDPRSQVMQEEIFGPLLPIVCVKSLDDAIQLINERPKPLALYVFSNNDQVIKKIIAETSSGGVTANDVLAHVGVHTLPYGGVGDSGMGFYHGKKSFETFSHRRSCLIKRLKKEDSDKFRFPPFPVEASLK